The genomic interval taaaaaaacaggaagttgatGGCATGTTAAAGGTTGGCCGAGTCGTCCGCAGCATCAGTCCAGCGTGTCCGTCGTTCTCAAACTGCCTCGGCGCCATGACTGATCTGCTGCTCGGAGCCGTGCTGCTGGGGAACCTGTGTGTCCGCGTCACCGCTCAAGGTAGATTTATTGACATGTTCTATGACTTATGGATTGTTCTTGTCGGACTGATTTGACTTCAACGTCACACACGTTTCTTTCTCAGAAGCGCTGAGAGGAACTGAACCGGTTTAAAGGTCACAAGATCAAGGAGTGTacctttaaatgtattgttctCTGATACAACAAACCAACTATCAACATAACTCCCTAATAGGACGCACTCTTATAAAATATAGCAATGTGAGAAGCAACAGAATAGGACTTTATTCTGATTATGTTATGAGTGTTTAGCACAACACACGTTCTCTAACTCTAAATCTTTCCCAGATATCAGTAATAATTATTTCAAAAGATATCAATCGCCAACAAGACAAGAACAAAAATGTTCTGGTTCTGAGATTTCAAGGAACAACAACATTAAACCGCTCTCAGGAGTTTTCAGGAAGCACACATTGATGAAACAGGTAAATGACTGAATTATTGAAAAACATTTGCAAGAAAACTAattttcattctctcttttttgtcttaAATATAATACACAATAGAAACTGCAGTATTATAATGTAGACACAACACTTTTATTTCTTCTCGATTTAATCATAATATAAGACAAATGACCAAGACcacagtttttatttgtatgtacttctgctaccactactaccactactactagtactactactaccactactaccactactactagtactactactaccaccaccaccactactactactactactactagtactactacttccaccactactaccactactactagtactactactactactaccatgTTTTAGCATTCTGTTTGTAAATCAGTTGTTCTTCTTGACTTAAGAGTCGCTGTCTAATAATCACCATTATTGTTTTACGAAGcaacaatcaatcaatattttctcctttaaaaaaagaaaaaggtaattGATGCTTCTATCTCTTCATAAACCGTCATGTAATCAATAACTCCACAGTTCCAGTGATGCTCGCTCCACCCACCCAGGTGAGGTTTGACTCTGTGGACTATAAAAACATTGTGAACTGGACTCCACCAACCAACAGAAGCTCACTGCAGTTCTACGTCCAGTGGAAGATGTGagccattacacacacacacacacacacacacacacgcacacacacatatactgtgtatatatatatatatatatatatatatatatatatatatatatatatatatatatatatatacacagtatatatagtaGAATTCTTCCATCACTGCCAGTAAGACATGTTACTATGATTCATGTTGCATAGAGTGAAATAAAGTCTCTGCTCCTCAGTTATGGCGAGCCTCAGTGGTTGGACGTGGACGGCTGTCAGGGGATCAAGAAGCCGCAGTGTGACCTCAGTGTCGTGACCTCCGACCCCAGAGAGTGGTATTACGCCAGAGTGCACGCTTCCTCCCTGCCCTCCAGCAAATCAGCCTGGGCCCTCTCCCCGAGGTTCAGCCCGCGCTGGGACAGTGAgtttaccctcctcctcctcctcttctccttcttctatgttggaaaaaaaagacctaAATAAAATCCTTGTGTTGCATCTGCAGCCAAAATCAGCTCTCCTGTGTTGAGGCTGAACCTCACGGAGCAAGGGATTGTGGTCCGCGTGAAGCCCCCCAGGCAGATGGTCCGTAAGATGCACAGCATTCTGCACTACGAGAtctacctgcttcaccccaGTGGACAGGAGGTAAATAATCTCTCTTTAATAGTTATTCATGAATATCGAATGAGGTTTAAACTGAGCTTTTATTGAACGTAttgtttgcaaaaataaatgtactgtaaTGCTACAGATGAGCATGTGAAATAATGCtcatcaataaaaacacaaatatagtCGAGTCGCTCAACTAATCGATTCACTTTTCAGCACCAAAAGAATAACCATTAAGTCACGAACATAGATTTGATATAATTTTTTTCTggataataatacaataattaaatgtatacaCTGTAAACATATGAACGACCACGACTAATCGTACGATATAGAAGCggaagcagaagaacaacatcagaaaatcaacaacaacaacaataaatattaaAGAACCACAACGGAACATGAAGAAAAGCAACTTCACCCTGATGTCATATCTTTCCATGAATGAGCCTGCAGCGTTGTGcgttctctcctctccaggagGCGTTTAGGCTGAACTGCTGCTCCAACAAGCTCACTCTGAAGAAGCTGACCCACAAGGACAAATACTGCCTGCAAGCCCAGACCCTGATCCCCCTGCAGGCCAAGAGCAGCGCGCGCAGCCCCGTCAAATGTGTCACTACGCTCTGATCccacaggtatatatatatacacgcgcATGCACGCgcatacgcacgcacgcacgcagagAGCGAAAGGAAACCTCTCACGCTGTAACAGAGGATCACCCAATGAGAAGTCGAGTATCAGCTGTCGCTCGGCATTGATTGGCCCGGAGGCacgtgggggggggcggggggcggaaAGAGGGCGGGACCATGACGCTCCTGGAGGAGAACTCTTTAGCAGCAGAGTTTCCCCTCATTGAAGATTATTACCTCTTATTACCCTTTGCACTATTTTTAGATCCGCAGCGGACGTGCGACGCGCCGGTGATGTGACCGTGGGCAGGTGTTTCCGTTTTTGAGATTcattcatcttgtttttctttctctttgccgCAGACTAACCAAAGCTGGACTTTCCCTCCGTGAGTCCGGCTTTACTTATCCTTCGCTACCTCGACGACCAGCAGCCGTAAATAACCGTTCCAGTAAAAAGTGCTGCACTTTATTCTCAAGAGCATGAAATAATCTGACATATTTAATTGTGGAGTTCACTTTTGACTTTCGCCCACAgggcacaaataaataaatattgttttgaaatAGTTATAAGATCATCttaactcaaggtccactttTCAGGGTTTCCCCCTCAGTTGATTCCATGCGCTGATCATGATGTGACATGCGGTTCATCGACCTTGAGTAAAGATGATGTTGTTCATATCTTTTCATTATAGACACACTACAAGCACAATGAAGTAGTTTATGTTATAACTGATTCTTCCAACTGACTCCAGTAACCAAAAATCTGATGACGAGCAtatgtttgttctttttgtcttaacatttctctttgtttcctttgaatggagaacaaaaataatcatttgttCAGGGACGGGAAGGATGAAGTTTATACTGTCTTAATATTGTGACCTCAATTTGTACGTTTTCTCAGCAACGCTCGATAAATATCATGAGCTTACACCTCTATATGAAACTCAATACGTGTATTTGTTGAATGTGTCATATTCCAAATAAAAGTCACAATATTTGACTATACTGGTATATTCTGTGCTATCTGTCATACGATTACTTGTTTCAATATAATATAgcataacttttctttttaaatacgTAAGACTTTTCGTGAATTTCTTCACAAAATACTTGAATGTTTATGACTTTTTTCAACATAATATACTATGAATCTTTTCAAATATATGATTTTAGCTTTGTTCTTTTATTGACATGCTTTTATCTGAATATTTAGGACTTTTCCACGTAATATACGATGACTTTTAGTTGCCTTTTTCAACATATTATACATGactatgcttttttttttaatgtaaactgACTTAACGCActatatttttacttttttgataCAATATACTAGGACTTCTTTCAACATAGTATGTTATACATTGTTTTCATGATTTATTGTAGACATACTATACCATTTTTTCATCAACCTGCAATGGAAGtactttttaattacttttttttttttacaatgccAAGCTATAACTTTTTCAAATTCTGTTCCGACTTTTGTTATAGATACTATACTAtgaattttgtattttgttttatgacTATTTACATAAAAAACTGACTTACTtttaaaacaacctttttttcaaaTACAATACTATGactttgtatgtgtatgtatatatatatatatatatatatatatatatatatatatatatatatatatatatatatataaataaaaagacttatataaatatatataggaTTTTTAGCAGTGATACACATTTGGTGTGCTAGCTGGAAATGTAAGAACACAACATCAAATAATTGTAGTaactccagaaaaaaaaaacagactgtcAACATAAGTCATGATTTAGACTTTATTCAAAACGTTGATACTCTTGATCAATTAGGCGTGAAATAACCAATACTGTAATGATAACAAAAAACGTCCACTGAAACAGATGCACTCAAACCTCCATCAGACACCTTCGGTGTGACCGAGGCATCCAGGGCTTCGAGGGAAGGGCGTGAACAGAAGGCGACGGCTCTGCGAAGGCTTCGTACGGACGAGCTTTCTTTGTGAGAGCTCCTCACTAGCAGCTGCTTCGTTGAGTGGTTTTGGTCCTGAGGACATCGAGGCCGTCGTGCTGGTAGAGTTCGATTTGGTCCGAAGCCTGAATGCACCTTGTTGATAACCGGCATCACCAATATTCCTGCTGCAGTTCGTCAAACGTAGGGGAATGTTGTGGTTATCGTTTACCTTCATAGACAACACCTTTTCGTTAGCTGCTAGCCAACGACGACAAACTGCAGACTTCAGCTTCAAACAGAAATACATGATTTTGAGGGGAATATACAGCACCAGTGCATTATGGTATTTACAGATAAccttaattcattaaaaaaaagtaaatccaGTGTGATATATTGGCTTGTAAACTGCCCCTTTAACAGCTTGATTATTAGTAAGGCTTTTACAGTGTTGTTTGACAGTCAGTGGTCATAAAATACAGAACGTGGGATACTTCCCATTCTAAATCATCATAAGATGCCACAGTGATACACACATCCGGAATTACAATTATATTTACACCATTGGAGAATTCATATCTCACTGTAAATGAGCTTTGCAGCGTCCTTCAAAAAGGGGGACACAATTTCTAACGAACGTCTCAAAAAACTGATGTGAGACAGCGATAAAAAGTTTGTCGGGGGGGGAGACCATCAGTCAAAAGTAACAGTTTTAAGTTGAGTTGTTCGACTTTCCGAGAGGGCCGGGAGTGGCCATGGCACGAGGTGCAGCATGTATCCTACAGCCAGACCTCCATACTGTCAAGTTCAGAGAGATCCAGAGAAAACACATCAGGATAACAAACTAGTTTTCAATCTCCGTTTACATTATGATAATGATGCTGTGTCTTTAACTAAATGctgtgctctgattggctccagACCTTCCTGAGCTTGATGTGATGGACATTGGCTTCCTGGGGAAACTGTTCGCTTAATGCTGCATAAGACGTGTAGCTTAGAAATAAACCAAAACCGAAAACCTGACTCAACAAAACCAAGAGCGCAAtttgttatataaaaaaaacagataatggCATCTGAGACGCAGATTACTTCTGTCATCATTTGGGCTTTACACAAAAGAGGAGATAAAAAAACCCCTCATTTGTACATAATTGTGTGCACATAATAAAGATGAGAATATGAATTTAAACAAAGGGGAGTCGGTTTCAGAGTAGAAGTATTGCTATTTTGTGCACTCAATGTTCTAAACAGGCCACTCCCGGCTAAGTATTAATCTTTCCACGACTTAAATCTGAGATTGTGCTGCGTCGGTGCAGCCAATCAGCTGTCAATCGGGGTATTAGATTATAAATTCATTCATTTGGGGCAGGTTTTCCTGACATTCGTGGCCATGGTGTTCCCCCATTCTGCTGCAGGACAACCCCCAAAAATGATGCTCTATAAATACTCTCAACACATGACTACAATAGTCATTTCAACAGTGAAGTGAAACGACCCAACGTTTGCTTTGTAGGTCTCTTTTCTACTTTCTTCTCTAAAATCTTTAGGACATTCTGGGAGAAAACATATTTGCATCCATCCCTGCTACGATCCAGGATGTAACCTGTCCCTGGAACACAAACGGTACTGCAgcttttaaacacaaaacagcaTATACATGCAATACAAAACTGCCGTCAGCATTAGGCTGATATGGGgataaaaagaaatatttacaaaaaaaaaaaaaaaaaagacagggattattattattatttttttgttcaacattttaagggtgcatgcatgcatgatTCTCAAGTCCAAAAATAATCTAAAAGTGTGATCGCACAGCTTTGAAACTGACATGGAATGTGTATGTCCTGCTGGTTGCTAAGGTCAGGTCAAGTCTCTTCATATTAAATTAcctataaaaatatatatataaataaaaaggtgaggGTATTGTGTTGCGAAAAGCTGCAGCGGCGGTCAACGTTTAGCTGCACCGACAGAACCAGAAAGGAAGAAGGTAACaaaaaaggggaggaagagaggagcaTCGAGTGACCGGAGCTGCTGATTCCGTGCGTGTCCCGCTCGGGTTCGGAACCGGGGGTTCGAGTACGAGTCGAGGCGCTGTAGGCGATCACAGTCTGGACCAAAGATTTGCGGCGAGACTAAGCTGTCGCGGCTGGCCGGCTCAGCTCGGTTCAAGCCGGGCCGATCATCGTGTCGCCGGCGACTCAGCTGGTCAAGTCGCCGGCGGGCTGGTCGCAAAGTCAGCTGGTCAAGTCGGTTACAAACGGTCAGTTGGTTTTAAAAATGGCGGAAAAGAGAAGATAACCGCAGCCGGTTCCGTATCCTTTCTTTCTGCCCACTCTCTTACGTTCACCATTTGAgacgcgctctctctctctcacacgcagaGAAAAACTAGTTTATAGCCGATGACTGATCGAGGCTTTTGGATCTGAAACGTGTGTGGAAATATTACGACAGCAGGATAAACAATACGGTCGAAGGTTATTTAAACCTGTAACacgaaaaactaaaaaagaaaacaaattctttaacatccagacaaaTTACAGGCTGAATACTCGGCCAATTCGTGGTGTCCCCCCCCAGCATGCATCCTGTTCAGTAGCCGGCAGTACTTTCTCAGCACAGAGCGCTCATCTTTATCTCTTTGCCTTCACAAGTCGATGGTTAGTCTCATCGCGGGCTCATGAACACAGCCAGATCGCAGTCAAGTGCGCCCATGGCCTCCCACTCTTTGG from Cyclopterus lumpus isolate fCycLum1 chromosome 15, fCycLum1.pri, whole genome shotgun sequence carries:
- the il22ra2 gene encoding interleukin-22 receptor subunit alpha-2 isoform X1; amino-acid sequence: MTDLLLGAVLLGNLCVRVTAQVPVMLAPPTQVRFDSVDYKNIVNWTPPTNRSSLQFYVQWKIYGEPQWLDVDGCQGIKKPQCDLSVVTSDPREWYYARVHASSLPSSKSAWALSPRFSPRWDTKISSPVLRLNLTEQGIVVRVKPPRQMVRKMHSILHYEIYLLHPSGQEEAFRLNCCSNKLTLKKLTHKDKYCLQAQTLIPLQAKSSARSPVKCVTTL
- the il22ra2 gene encoding interleukin-22 receptor subunit alpha-2 isoform X2, which translates into the protein MLAPPTQVRFDSVDYKNIVNWTPPTNRSSLQFYVQWKIYGEPQWLDVDGCQGIKKPQCDLSVVTSDPREWYYARVHASSLPSSKSAWALSPRFSPRWDTKISSPVLRLNLTEQGIVVRVKPPRQMVRKMHSILHYEIYLLHPSGQEEAFRLNCCSNKLTLKKLTHKDKYCLQAQTLIPLQAKSSARSPVKCVTTL